In Lycium ferocissimum isolate CSIRO_LF1 chromosome 11, AGI_CSIRO_Lferr_CH_V1, whole genome shotgun sequence, a single genomic region encodes these proteins:
- the LOC132036793 gene encoding transcription factor PIF4 isoform X1, producing MNPCLPEWNIEAELAVPHQKKPMGFDHELVELLWRNGEVVLHSQTHKKQPGLDQQTIRVAGSVGNQTNLIQDDETVPWLDCPIDDSFDKEFCSPFLSEISTTPLEADKSIRQSEDNNKVFKFDPLEINHVLPQQHHSVFDPNPMPPPRFHNFPPPVRSSNVQLGGKEASRSNVKEVSVMTVGSSHCGSNQVATDADTSRFSSSTAKRDLSAAMITDYTGKVSPQSDTMDRDTFEPANTSSSGGSGSSYARTCNQSIATNSQSHKRKSRNGEEPECQSKADELESAGGNKSAQKSGTARRSRAAEVHNLSERRRRDRINEKMKALQELLPHSTKTDKASMLDEAIEYLKSLQMQLQMMWMGSGMASMMFPGVHHYMSRMGMGMGPPTVPSIHNAMHLARLPLVDPAMTQAAPNQAAMCQNSMLNQVNYQRHMQNPNFADQYASYMGFHPLQGASQPMNIFGLGSLTARQGQQLPHLTNSNAPTT from the exons ATGAATCCTTGTCTACCTGAATGGAATATTGAGGCTGAACTTGCTGTTCCACATCAAAAGAAGCCTatggg ATTTGATCATGAGCTAGTGGAGCTATTGTGGCGAAATGGGGAAGTAGTATTACACAGCCAAACACATAAAAAGCAGCCAGGCTTAGATCAACAAACAATAAGAGTTGCTGGATCCGTTGGAAATCAGACCAATTTGATTCAAGATGATGAAACTGTCCCATGGCTTGACTGCCCTATCGATGATTCGTTcgataaagagttttgttccccTTTCTTATCTGAAATTTCAACAACTCCATTAGAAGCTGATAAGTCAATTAGGCAATCAGAGGACAACAATAAGGTTTTCAAGTTTGATCCATTAGAGATCAACCATGTTCttccacaacaacatcattccGTTTTCGATCCAAATCCAATGCCCCCTCCAAGATTTCACAACTTTCCTCCACCTGTAAGGTCCTCCAATGTGCAGCTTGGTGGCAAAGAAGCTTCTAGAAGCAATGTTAAAGAAGTGTCTGTGATGACAGTTGGTTCAAGCCACTGTGGGAGCAATCAAGTTGCTACTGATGCTGATACTAGCCGGTTTTCAAGCAGTACTGCAAAAAGAGATTTATCTGCAGCAATGATCACTGATTATACTGGAAAAGTTAGTCCACAAAGCGATACAATGGACCGAGACACATTTGAACCAGCTAATACATCATCGTCAGGCGGATCGGGTAGTAGTTATGCAAGAACATGCAATCAATCTATAGCTACCAATAGCCAGAGCCACAAAAGGAAAAGCAGAAATGGTGAAGAACCAGAATGCCAGAGTAAA GCTGATGAGCTAGAATCAGCTGGAGGAAACAAGTCAGCCCAAAAATCTGGAACTGCGCGAAGGAGCCGTGCTGCAGAAGTGCATAACCTATCTGAAAGG AGACGGAGGGATAGAATCAATGAGAAGATGAAGGCCTTGCAAGAGCTTCTTCCTCACTCTACTAAG ACTGATAAAGCATCAATGCTGGATGAGGCTATTGAATACTTGAAGTCACTTCAGATGCAACTTCAG ATGATGTGGATGGGAAGTGGCATGGCATCAATGATGTTTCCCGGTGTCCATCACTACATGTCAAGAATGGGAATGGGGATGGGCCCGCCCACGGTTCCTTCCATTCACAATGCTATGCATTTAGCTAGGCTTCCTTTGGTTGATCCAGCAATGACACAAGCTGCGCCTAATCAAGCTGCAATGTGCCAGAATTCAATGTTGAATCAAGTTAACTATCAACGCCATATGCAGAATCCCAACTTTGCTGACCAATATGCCAGTTACATGGGGTTCCATCCACTTCAAGGCGCTTCTCAG CCTATGAACATTTTTGGCTTAGGTTCACTTACAGCACGGCAAGGTCAGCAGTTACCGCATCTGACTAATAGTAATGCACCCACCACTTGA
- the LOC132036793 gene encoding transcription factor PIF4 isoform X2, producing the protein MNPCLPEWNIEAELAVPHQKKPMGFDHELVELLWRNGEVVLHSQTHKKQPGLDQQTIRVAGSVGNQTNLIQDDETVPWLDCPIDDSFDKEFCSPFLSEISTTPLEADKSIRQSEDNNKVFKFDPLEINHVLPQQHHSVFDPNPMPPPRFHNFPPPVRSSNVQLGGKEASRSNVKEVSVMTVGSSHCGSNQVATDADTSRFSSSTAKRDLSAAMITDYTGKVSPQSDTMDRDTFEPANTSSSGGSGSSYARTCNQSIATNSQSHKRKSRNGEEPECQSKADELESAGGNKSAQKSGTARRSRAAEVHNLSERRRRDRINEKMKALQELLPHSTKTDKASMLDEAIEYLKSLQMQLQMMWMGSGMASMMFPGVHHYMSRMGMGMGPPTVPSIHNAMHLARLPLVDPAMTQAAPNQAAMCQNSMLNQVNYQRHMQNPNFADQYASYMGFHPLQAYEHFWLRFTYSTARSAVTASD; encoded by the exons ATGAATCCTTGTCTACCTGAATGGAATATTGAGGCTGAACTTGCTGTTCCACATCAAAAGAAGCCTatggg ATTTGATCATGAGCTAGTGGAGCTATTGTGGCGAAATGGGGAAGTAGTATTACACAGCCAAACACATAAAAAGCAGCCAGGCTTAGATCAACAAACAATAAGAGTTGCTGGATCCGTTGGAAATCAGACCAATTTGATTCAAGATGATGAAACTGTCCCATGGCTTGACTGCCCTATCGATGATTCGTTcgataaagagttttgttccccTTTCTTATCTGAAATTTCAACAACTCCATTAGAAGCTGATAAGTCAATTAGGCAATCAGAGGACAACAATAAGGTTTTCAAGTTTGATCCATTAGAGATCAACCATGTTCttccacaacaacatcattccGTTTTCGATCCAAATCCAATGCCCCCTCCAAGATTTCACAACTTTCCTCCACCTGTAAGGTCCTCCAATGTGCAGCTTGGTGGCAAAGAAGCTTCTAGAAGCAATGTTAAAGAAGTGTCTGTGATGACAGTTGGTTCAAGCCACTGTGGGAGCAATCAAGTTGCTACTGATGCTGATACTAGCCGGTTTTCAAGCAGTACTGCAAAAAGAGATTTATCTGCAGCAATGATCACTGATTATACTGGAAAAGTTAGTCCACAAAGCGATACAATGGACCGAGACACATTTGAACCAGCTAATACATCATCGTCAGGCGGATCGGGTAGTAGTTATGCAAGAACATGCAATCAATCTATAGCTACCAATAGCCAGAGCCACAAAAGGAAAAGCAGAAATGGTGAAGAACCAGAATGCCAGAGTAAA GCTGATGAGCTAGAATCAGCTGGAGGAAACAAGTCAGCCCAAAAATCTGGAACTGCGCGAAGGAGCCGTGCTGCAGAAGTGCATAACCTATCTGAAAGG AGACGGAGGGATAGAATCAATGAGAAGATGAAGGCCTTGCAAGAGCTTCTTCCTCACTCTACTAAG ACTGATAAAGCATCAATGCTGGATGAGGCTATTGAATACTTGAAGTCACTTCAGATGCAACTTCAG ATGATGTGGATGGGAAGTGGCATGGCATCAATGATGTTTCCCGGTGTCCATCACTACATGTCAAGAATGGGAATGGGGATGGGCCCGCCCACGGTTCCTTCCATTCACAATGCTATGCATTTAGCTAGGCTTCCTTTGGTTGATCCAGCAATGACACAAGCTGCGCCTAATCAAGCTGCAATGTGCCAGAATTCAATGTTGAATCAAGTTAACTATCAACGCCATATGCAGAATCCCAACTTTGCTGACCAATATGCCAGTTACATGGGGTTCCATCCACTTCAAG CCTATGAACATTTTTGGCTTAGGTTCACTTACAGCACGGCAAGGTCAGCAGTTACCGCATCTGACTAA